In Brassica napus cultivar Da-Ae chromosome C2, Da-Ae, whole genome shotgun sequence, the sequence TGTTTAGAGAAATATCTGAAATATGTTGATGTGAAAACCACACATTCTAGTTCAGATAATTAAACTTGGATTTAGATACCTAGAATTATTTTGGATTATAGATCCATCCCCTTCTACTATACACTATTacctaattttaatttttaaatttattttaaagtatcaaactttatttatttaattattgtatgattttatattaatttcaaaacatacaattataaaattttactaaaataacattatttagtacttttaatattaaactatGCCCACATATAATGGAAGAAACAACAAATATACtagttgaaaattatattttgacaattataaaatatagagttaaaaatattctttcaGACCACATGTTAAAATCCAATTCCATTATTGtattttactataaaaaattgttttggtacaagaaatttcaataaatttattttcttgccCATTTACGGTAAAAGTGTATCCATAATTTATTgcttttctaaattttttttacaaatactTACTTGGAATAAGAAAAagctaaattaaatatattgacgaaaaatattttttcacaaTTGTGCACAAGAAACTTGAACATGCTTTGAACTTGGCTACAACATACAACTCCTGTATATGCAAATATCTTTTGAGTTTCCTCCAACCCATAAGCCACAtacaacttaatattttctaaCACATGCTCACGCTCACATCCGGATCGAACGAAATACATCATCACATTTAACTCATTCAAGCCACCAACAAAGTTTTTCACTACCACAGCTTTAAGTGTCTTTCTTTGACAGTTACTTGAAGTGTGCAAAACATGTCATataattgtttgataaagacacTTAAAGTCGTGGTGGTTATGGACTTTGTTGGTTGCCAGAACTGAGTTAAATGTGTGATGAGGTATTTCATTCGGTCCAAGTGTGAATGAGCTGTTGTTAGAAAGTATTCGAGTTTTACGTGGGTTGTATGCGTTAGAGGAAAGTCAAAAGATTATATGCATTATGCAAGAGCTGAAATTTTGCAACGAAGTTGAAGCGTGGTCAGGTTCTTGtgaacaattaaaataaaatccaaCAATTAGGGTGCAGTCCATCCCAACATAGTCTTGCTCAGAAAAACCTTTACTCCTCCATTATATGCCACATATTCCGGCCAAAATGAGAAGATGAACTTAGAGATGAAGAAGCAGGTTTTCTTTTTACCATCAACGAAAGCAAAGTTAGGATCTACAAAGGAAAGGAAACACAACACATGAAGACATTTATAATTggaatacaaaaaaaactatatgtatACTAATTTACAGTGGTCAGGGTTCTAATCTTTTGTTGCTCTGTTTTTGGTTGTACAGAGTTATCTATTTTTTGGTAGGGTGTTTTGGTATGCGAGGGAGGTTGATCCCCTATGGTCGTTTATGGTATTGATCTGTTGTATTGTCTTGGAAAATCAGTATATAAGAACTTTCAGatgaaaaaaaactgatttacaGTAAATGGTGGGAAAAAAAGTATGCTGAAGTAAAAGATAAGGGTAGGTGACCGTtcatttgaatatgtttttcGAAACCATATGTTAAAAATCTAATTCCATGTTCATCATTCTACAACCAACCTATTATATATAGACTGTATATATGTATCTGTATTCATTATATGTATATGTGGTCAGAATTTCTGACCAATCTGTCTGTTCTTTTGTCCTAAAGAATCTATAAAAAGTCGTACTTTGGAGGACATTGGCTGTGAGAGATTCAGTAATGGCTACTTTCGAAATGTCCGTTTCTCCGTCtccttcatcatcatcttcctcttcccAATTGACCCATTTGAGATCATCACCCTCCAAAGTTCTCAACTTTACGTCCCGCTCAAGGTCATCACTCTCCGTCTCCTACACCATCGCCAAGGGCCCGCCTGTTCTAATGACCGCCGGATCTACCCGATCCTGTGGCAACGACCCGATTCGTTTGGTTGGTTCGGGAAGTTTGGTGGCAAGTATTTAAACGCAAAGACCGTGTTTAACGCTGGTTCTTAAGGgagggggggtggggggggttacattaattgtaatttgaaaaaaggaaaaatatgatTTGCCTTAAGCACCGGCTCTTAATTAAGCCAAGGAAGAAACGGGTCTTGAGAGACACGCGTCAAAAGAACATAAGAGTTGCGTTTTTcgtcctttctctctctcgacTTTGACGATTCACATTCACTCCACCTCTTCCTCGGTTGATCTCTCTCTGGCTCTCTCCACCGGCGGCTCTCATCGTCTCTGTCTCGGTGGCTCGCGTCGAGACTGATTCACTCCGCCTCTCTCTCCGTCGATCTGATTGACGacgaatctctctctctctctctctctctctctctctctctctctctctctctctctctctctctctctctctctctctctctctctctctctctctctctctgcgaCTCTCATCGTCTCTGTCTTGGTGGCTCTCATCGAGAAGGGGAAACGGCGACGTCTCTGTCGGTGGCTCTCATCGAGAAGGGGAAACGGTGACGTCTCTGTCGGTGGCTCGCTTCGAGGACGAATCactccgcctctctctctccgttgATCTGATTGACGAAGaaacactttctctctctctcggcggCTCTCATCGTCTCTGTCTCGGTGGCTCTCATGGAGTAGTGAAAAAGGcgacctctctctctctggctCGCGTCGACGACGAAtcactcctctctctctccgcgGCTCTGATGGACGAAGAATCACTCCGACGCTAAAgctaagtttgttttttttatgttctgAATCCTTCAATTCATGCATGGCTTAGATtggttgttgtgttgtgttgatTTCTGTCTCAAAGAAGTGACCAATCCTTGTTGTTCGGATCACAAGTTTTGTCAACTAAGAATTTGTTTGTTGTGTTGATTTATGTCTCATGATCCACAGTGATTAAtcatttgattcttttttatttgtttatgtgTGTGTATGTGTTAAGATGGATGGATAAAGCGAGTGGCAAGAGAGATGGGCAAGGTTCTTCCATGACCGGGACTACAATTACTGAGCAGGTACGACATGTCTCTTTGATTTTGAAACCGGACTGAAATGAATTGATAGGGTTATGCTAGATTATGGTTGAGCTTGATAATTAATGGATGTGATCGTGTTAGATAGAAATTGATGTTAGAGAATGGTTGTTTTGgtaataaatatagtttaatgaGTTAGATATGTGTCCACTCTTTCTAGTTGGTTGTGTTCAATGTGAAGCATCAATTTTGTTAATTGTTCTTTGCTGTCTCTCTTCTATAAAAcacatctcttcttctctcctaTCTACTAAACCCATTaatcttatctttctctcttctgaATCCATTTTCCGAGATGGATTCTAATCCATATAGCCAAACCTCCAAGTTTGTTGAACTGGTTAACAGTCAACAAGAAACAGTATTTGGTTTTTCTCAAGATAGTGTCTCACTATCTTCATCACAAGTCCCGGTTTTTGCCTTTCAAGCGACTGAAGAGACTCCAGCAGAGCGTAGGGAAAGGCGGATGTGGACGCCAGTCGATGATGTTGTTTTAATCAGCTCGTGGTTGAACACAAGTAAAGACCCGGTTGTAGGGAACGAGCAAAGATGCGGTACATTCTGGAAAACGATTGCAGCTTACTTTGCTGCAAGTCCTAAGGTCTCAGGCCATGAAGGCAGAGAGCCAAGCCATTGTAAGCAGCGCTGGCAGAAGATCAACGACGTTGTGAACAAGTTTTGTGGGGCTTATGAGGCCGCAAGCAGAGAGAAAAGCTCAGGacaaaatgagaatgatgttcTGAAGTTAGCTCATGAAATCTTTTGATCAATCTTTTCCTTTCTCATTCTCAAAATAGAAACGTTAACAATTTTTTGATCAATCTTTTCCTTTCTCATTCTCTCGTAAACAAGGCTCATCTCATGGCATTGTCTTCTCAAAACACATTTGAAGAATCACTTGATGATACTTTTGATCAATTTTTTgatcaacattttgatcaaGCTTTCGAaattttttccattcattatggtgatcaagaagaacaaatgagaagaaggaaaaaacgagttcatatcgaaagaaatcgtgaagaaggcgatgtccgtttatggaatgattatttcagtgaaactccaacATATCCTGAAAATCTATTCCGACGACGATTTATAATGAACAAGTCATTGTTCATGcatattgttgatcgactctccaatgAATTTGAATTCTTTCGACAAAAGAAAGATGCTATCGGAAGGCTTAGTCTCTCTCCACTTCAGAAGTGACAGCagccattcgtgtcttggcataTGGTAATGCGGGTGATGTTGTTGACGAATACCTCGGACTCGGTTCAACTACTACTCGGTCATGTGTGGAATATTTTGTCGAAggaatattatatgtatttggtgatgagtacctaagaagaccaacactgactgatcttcaacgtctacttgatattggtgagcatcgtggatttcccgggatgatagaaacattgattgtatgcattgggagtggaagaattgtcccaccacTTGGAAAAGTCAATATTCACGTGGTTCGGGAAAAcccacaatcgttttagaggcggttgcttcgtaTGATCTATGATATtgcatgcgttttttggacctccatgtaccttaaatgatatcaatgttcttgatctctcaccggtttttgatgacataataaaaggtCAAGCTCTGCAAGTCACCTTCTCtatcaatggaagagagtatcatttggcttactatctcaccgatggtatttatccgaaatagtcaacttttatccaatctattccagtaccacaaggtccgaaagcggttttatttgctcaacatcaagaagctgcacgaaaagatgtcgagcgtgcttttggagtcttgcaagctcgctttgccattgttaaaaatccagcacttttttgggataaagtcaaaattgggaagattgagagcatgtatcatactccataatatgatagtagaagacgaacgagatggatacactcaatttgatgtttcagaATTCGAACCAGGAGAAGACAccggaagttcacatgtggaTCTCACGTATTCTCATATATCCttacaaatatcgccaatataatgtgtgttcgaactagaatttgtgatagacaaatgcatcaacaactgaaagatgatttggttgaacatatggcgtaaatttggaGGTGATGGAGACAACTACTGAGCTCGGAcgtttttttcaaattatttggtCTTATTGTACTAATctatgtttttaagtttttttaaaatctatgttttaaatgttatcttttaatatgttttatttaataaataattttcatcttttaaaaaaaatctatttaataattttttttaaaacccttTATTAAGAAACTCCCATTGAACCACTCAAAATGAAAGTTTCTTAACAAAAGTTCTTAAACTacatttattactaaaaaaGTCACTAAAAACCCTATTGAGGGTTTTAGGGTTAAACATGCTCTAATGCACGTGCTCTCTGAGCTCGAAACGGCGTTTCATTCTCTAGTCGCCGACAGTGATTTTCAGGTTTGTGGGCTCTGTTTCCAATTCTTTAAAGACATGGGCCGGGCTGAATATTATAGTGCAACCGATGAAGAAGCGTTGGAAGGTATGTATCAATGTGtagtttttttgttgattaacaCAATTTAGCGCGAATATTTGCGGTTTGGGTTTGTAGCGTTCAAGAGAgtattgataaatatttatgcttaaatacagttatttaataatattaagatattattatttttctaattttatttttaattgtaaaataaaacagaaaatattcTATTTAGAAGTTAAAGTACAGAATATATATTTGTGCTTTAATAAATatgatttctaaaaaaataaactagcatttgttataaaataataatatagttaTGATTTTTGGTAGAAAATCGAATAAACCAAAAGCCGCTAGTAATAAATCgaacaaaactaaaacatataTGGTAATAATATGGTATCTAAtttttgtaaaccaaaataccaaaaagcTGAAACAGAACCAAATCTGATTTTACTGGTAGCATCTAACTTGTTAAATTAACTGAGTTTGGGGAGGGGGGGGGTTATCGGAAATAAAATTAGCTGTGGGGTTTTATTGTTAAAAATTAATCCTTAATAAATATATGCTTAGAAAAATACCAATTGGGAAAGAAATCAAATCTTAGATTCAACGAATCGTCAATtatataatgatgatgatggtatGTCTAATTGTCTGAGTCAAAGATAACCTTCTtaatgatgtcaaaaaaaagaagataatctTCTTAATATATAAAGAGTAATTTGAAGTCAATAGTAAGTTTGTTTCACACAAACAGAAGGTCAACAGTAAGTTGACTGGAAATtataatatacaaattataatatttgaaaCGTAATTTTGATTAAGAAGCAATTGACTGATTACAAATTAGTTTTCAGAAAATAATTCATTTGGTTAAAGGTACGTTTTCTTTTATCAAGAATTTTGCAAGTTTCCACTATTGCTAATATTAAATTCATGCATAAAACACCTCATTTGAGGAAAAAAATTCCTTAAATTCAGTGAATGATAATAATATAACAATGCTTTGTCGAATAATCTGGGTCACCTACAACATATTTAATGTTATGAAATAGGTTGAAGTAAATGAATGAGATttataatctaatttttataagaACTAATTTTGATAAAAGGCTATTTTAGAATGATTGATTTAGGTCTCGGCATTCATAAATATAGTTTAAGTTGGTTcaatttcttgttttttataatttagtttggttcaatttataaaactgaaaacctACTAAAACCAAGACCATGTAGGTTTTATCTACCTAAAATACATGAAATAACTAAAATCAGctactaaaaaaaactattcaaaCTATTTGAATTACACAACTAACAAAGtactcaaaaataataattttaatagaatatagttcaattttggaa encodes:
- the LOC106408392 gene encoding glutathione S-transferase T3-like, producing the protein MDSNPYSQTSKFVELVNSQQETVFGFSQDSVSLSSSQVPVFAFQATEETPAERRERRMWTPVDDVVLISSWLNTSKDPVVGNEQRCGTFWKTIAAYFAASPKVSGHEGREPSHCKQRWQKINDVVNKFCGAYEAASREKSSGQNENDVLKLAHEIF